From a single Nissabacter sp. SGAir0207 genomic region:
- a CDS encoding LysR family transcriptional regulator: MDIKQLIYLCNLERERHFGRAAEASFVSQPTLSMRLKNLEKELGLNLINRGNNFEGFTAEGERVLNWAREIVAVYQGLKLEVDSLKHGLTGTLRIGVMPQCSLSLAQMLKGVQAENPRLDYRVAELSADQLLEALNSHAVDVGIGFFEMTTLNELHFQLQPLEDNGVDVLYHPAHFPQLAGDTPLALEAAAALPLCLSDPSRYFRRYLDNQFSLAGLALRPILDSSSIFQLMQGVYVGLGCGLVPRGHLIDEMTPALRRRPLAIAPMSRHAALVVAEPGRATPLAQHFFDAAQTWLRRQPA; the protein is encoded by the coding sequence ATGGATATTAAACAACTGATCTACCTCTGTAACCTGGAGCGGGAGCGCCACTTTGGCCGCGCCGCCGAGGCCAGCTTTGTCAGCCAGCCGACCCTGTCGATGCGGCTGAAGAACCTGGAGAAGGAGCTGGGGCTGAACCTGATCAACCGCGGCAACAACTTCGAGGGCTTCACTGCCGAGGGGGAGCGGGTGCTGAACTGGGCGCGGGAGATTGTCGCTGTCTATCAGGGGCTGAAACTGGAGGTGGACTCCCTCAAGCATGGCCTGACCGGCACGCTGCGCATTGGCGTGATGCCGCAGTGCAGCCTGTCGCTGGCGCAGATGCTGAAGGGGGTGCAGGCGGAGAACCCGCGCCTCGACTACCGTGTCGCGGAGCTGAGCGCCGACCAGCTGCTGGAGGCGCTCAACAGCCACGCGGTGGACGTCGGCATCGGCTTTTTTGAGATGACCACCCTCAACGAGCTGCACTTCCAGTTGCAGCCGCTGGAGGACAATGGCGTGGATGTGCTCTACCATCCGGCGCACTTCCCGCAACTGGCGGGCGACACGCCGCTGGCGCTGGAGGCGGCGGCGGCGCTGCCGCTCTGCCTCTCCGACCCCAGCCGCTACTTCCGCCGCTACCTCGACAACCAGTTCAGCCTGGCCGGGCTGGCGCTGCGCCCCATCCTTGACAGTAGCTCCATCTTCCAGCTGATGCAGGGGGTCTATGTCGGCCTTGGCTGCGGGCTGGTGCCGCGCGGCCACCTGATTGATGAGATGACCCCGGCGCTGCGCCGCCGCCCGCTGGCGATTGCGCCGATGAGCCGCCACGCCGCGCTGGTGGTGGCCGAGCCGGGGCGCGCCACGCCGCTGGCCCAGCACTTCTTTGACGCCGCCCAGACCTGGCTGCGCCGACAACCGGCGTAA
- a CDS encoding PfkB family carbohydrate kinase has product MGHLACVGIAVEDRLYYLERLPTGGGKYIAQSYREAGGGPAATAAVAAARLGATVDFIGRTGDDACGARLRAELEGYGVSVRHCRQVAGAASGQSAVLVDAAGERTIINHPGHNLDADAGWLAAIDFSAYDALLADVRWPEGAEVAMARARAAGVVTVLDADVTPQPITPLLALADHAAFSLPGLHRLTGELPVEQALRRAAALTAGQVYVTLGAEGCVWLDRGVCRHQPAFAVTVKDTTGAGDVFHGALAWALARGMAPAEAVRWASGAAALKCTREGGRAGIADYDQLGAFLSLYG; this is encoded by the coding sequence ATGGGACATCTGGCCTGTGTGGGGATCGCGGTGGAGGATCGCCTCTACTATCTGGAGCGCCTGCCAACCGGCGGCGGGAAATATATCGCCCAGTCTTACCGGGAGGCCGGGGGCGGGCCAGCGGCCACCGCGGCGGTGGCGGCGGCGCGGCTGGGAGCCACGGTGGATTTCATTGGCCGCACCGGCGATGACGCCTGCGGGGCGCGGCTGCGCGCGGAGCTGGAGGGCTACGGCGTCAGCGTGCGCCACTGTCGGCAGGTGGCGGGCGCGGCCTCCGGTCAGTCGGCGGTGCTGGTGGACGCCGCCGGTGAGCGCACCATCATCAACCATCCGGGGCACAATCTGGACGCGGATGCCGGGTGGCTGGCGGCCATCGATTTCAGCGCCTATGACGCGCTGCTGGCCGATGTGCGCTGGCCGGAGGGGGCAGAGGTGGCGATGGCGCGGGCGCGCGCCGCCGGGGTGGTGACCGTGCTGGACGCCGACGTCACGCCACAGCCCATCACCCCGCTGCTGGCGCTGGCTGACCACGCCGCCTTCTCCCTGCCCGGCCTGCACCGGCTGACCGGCGAGCTGCCGGTGGAGCAGGCGTTGCGCCGGGCGGCCGCGCTGACCGCCGGGCAGGTCTACGTCACCCTCGGGGCGGAGGGCTGCGTGTGGCTCGATCGGGGCGTCTGCCGCCACCAGCCAGCCTTCGCGGTGACAGTGAAAGACACGACGGGGGCGGGCGACGTGTTCCACGGCGCGCTGGCGTGGGCGCTGGCACGCGGCATGGCCCCGGCGGAGGCGGTGCGCTGGGCCAGCGGCGCGGCGGCGCTGAAGTGCACCCGCGAGGGGGGCCGCGCCGGGATCGCGGACTATGATCAGCTAGGCGCATTTTTGTCACTTTATGGCTAG
- the dacD gene encoding serine-type D-Ala-D-Ala carboxypeptidase DacD: MKRSVLSMLCGVLLFSAGHAAADASPTAAGVAPINFPVVAPGIDAASFVLMDYATGDILAQGNQDARRNPASLTKLMTGYVVDRALDQHKITLDDVVTVGKDAWAAGNPVFAGSSLMFLKPGDRVTVRDLSRGIIIDSGNDACVAMADYVAGSQPAFVSLMNQYADQLGLKDTHFETVHGLDAPGQFTSAHDLAVLSRAIIHGEPEEYHMYSEKTLTYNNITQNNRNGLLWDKNLNVDGLKTGHTESAGFNIIASATEGQRRLIAVVMGGKSPKGREEQARKLLTWGFREFATLPVFKAGQGVANEQVWYGDQDKVKLGSADEVFLSVPAGDTDKIKAQYVLDNPQLKAPLTKGQAVGKINILDQGKVLKSIPLVVLEPVKQGSLISRAVDYIKLKI, encoded by the coding sequence GTGAAGCGTAGTGTTTTGAGTATGTTATGTGGTGTGCTGCTGTTCTCCGCTGGCCACGCCGCGGCAGACGCCAGCCCGACCGCCGCCGGTGTGGCGCCGATCAACTTCCCGGTGGTCGCGCCGGGCATCGACGCCGCCTCCTTTGTGCTGATGGACTATGCCACCGGCGACATCCTGGCGCAGGGCAATCAGGACGCGCGCCGCAACCCGGCCAGCCTGACCAAGCTGATGACCGGCTACGTGGTGGATCGCGCGCTCGACCAACACAAAATCACGCTGGATGATGTGGTCACCGTCGGCAAAGATGCCTGGGCGGCGGGCAACCCGGTCTTCGCTGGCTCCTCGCTGATGTTCCTCAAGCCGGGCGACCGCGTCACGGTACGTGACCTGAGCCGCGGCATCATCATCGACTCCGGCAATGACGCCTGTGTGGCGATGGCGGACTACGTGGCGGGCAGCCAGCCAGCCTTCGTCAGCCTGATGAACCAGTACGCCGACCAGCTTGGCCTGAAGGACACCCACTTCGAAACCGTGCACGGGCTGGACGCGCCGGGGCAGTTCACCTCCGCCCATGATCTGGCGGTGCTGTCGCGCGCCATCATCCACGGCGAGCCGGAGGAGTACCACATGTACAGCGAGAAGACGCTGACCTACAACAACATCACCCAGAACAACCGCAACGGCCTGCTGTGGGATAAAAACCTTAACGTTGATGGCCTGAAGACCGGCCACACCGAGAGCGCCGGTTTCAACATCATCGCCTCGGCCACCGAGGGGCAGCGCCGTCTGATCGCCGTGGTGATGGGCGGCAAAAGCCCGAAGGGGCGTGAGGAGCAGGCGCGCAAACTGCTGACCTGGGGCTTCCGCGAGTTCGCCACCCTGCCGGTGTTCAAGGCCGGGCAGGGCGTCGCCAATGAGCAGGTGTGGTATGGCGATCAGGATAAGGTGAAGCTGGGCAGCGCGGATGAGGTATTCCTCAGCGTGCCAGCGGGCGACACTGACAAGATCAAGGCGCAGTACGTGCTGGACAACCCGCAGCTCAAGGCGCCGCTGACCAAGGGCCAGGCGGTCGGCAAGATCAATATCCTCGATCAGGGCAAGGTGCTGAAGTCAATCCCGCTGGTGGTGCTGGAGCCGGTGAAGCAGGGCAGCCTGATCAGCCGTGCGGTGGACTACATCAAGCTGAAGATCTAG
- a CDS encoding DeoR/GlpR family DNA-binding transcription regulator has protein sequence MSLTEVTGNPRHDQLIALIAERGYMSIEALAQLLAVSTQTVRRDIRKLSEEGFITRHHGGAGRASSLVNTAFEQRELACNEEKRAIAAAIADALPDRCTLFMTIGTTVEHIARALLAHSQLRVITNSLRVAQILYKQKDFEVLVPGGVLRAHNGGIIGPSAIQFVSGFRADYTLTSTGALEGDGTLLEFDVNEVAMARAMMAHSRNVLVAADHTKFRASAAVELAQVGEISALFTDAPPPPPLAARLAQHQVALHVAPVAVAE, from the coding sequence ATGAGCCTGACGGAAGTGACGGGCAACCCACGGCACGATCAACTGATCGCGCTGATTGCCGAACGGGGTTACATGAGCATTGAGGCGCTGGCACAGTTGCTGGCGGTCTCCACCCAGACCGTGCGCCGCGATATTCGCAAGCTGAGCGAGGAGGGCTTTATCACCCGCCACCACGGCGGCGCGGGCCGCGCCTCCAGTCTGGTGAACACCGCCTTTGAGCAGCGGGAGCTGGCCTGCAACGAGGAGAAGCGCGCCATCGCAGCGGCGATCGCCGACGCCCTGCCCGACCGCTGCACGCTGTTCATGACCATCGGCACCACCGTTGAGCACATCGCCCGCGCGCTGTTGGCGCACAGCCAGTTGCGCGTCATCACCAACAGCCTGCGGGTGGCGCAGATCCTCTACAAGCAGAAGGATTTCGAGGTGCTGGTGCCGGGCGGCGTGCTGCGCGCCCACAATGGCGGCATCATTGGCCCGAGCGCCATCCAGTTTGTCTCTGGTTTCCGCGCCGACTATACCCTCACCAGCACCGGCGCGCTGGAGGGCGACGGCACGCTGCTGGAGTTTGACGTCAATGAGGTGGCGATGGCGCGCGCCATGATGGCACACAGCCGCAATGTGCTGGTGGCCGCCGACCACACCAAGTTCCGTGCCTCGGCGGCGGTGGAGCTGGCGCAGGTGGGCGAGATCAGCGCGCTGTTCACCGACGCCCCGCCACCCCCGCCGCTGGCGGCCCGGCTGGCGCAGCATCAGGTGGCACTGCACGTCGCCCCGGTGGCCGTCGCGGAATAA